The Bdellovibrio sp. ZAP7 DNA segment GGTGCTTTTGAAAGATCCTTTCTCTGAAGGCTTGGCCCATAAAGAAACTCTTCAAGGGAAAGAGATGTCTTACAATAATTTCCTAGATGCAGACTTCGCAGCTCAGTCTTTGAAAGATCTTTGGGCATGGCAGGGAGATTATGCTCATCCGTCAGCAGTGGTTGTGAAACATAACACTCCTTGCGGGTTGGCTATCGCAGAAACGCCGATGCGCTCCTTGGAACTGGCTTGGAAGGGTGATGAGAAAAGCTCTTTCGGTGGAGTTCTCGCTTTAAGTTTCACGGTCAATGCGGAAGTGGCAGCTTTTTTTGCTGATAAATTCGTGGAAGTGATCATGGCTCCCGAATTTACTCCTGAAGCGCAGACGATGCTAAAAAAGAATTGCCGTCTGGTTCCGATTACTCTGCAAAAGAAATCCAGCTGGCAAGTAAGAACGATCGAAGGTGGGGCCTTGGTTCAAGAGAAAGACCATTTCTCGACTGAAAACTTTAAAAACGTCACAACGAATACGTTCCCCGCTGACAAACAGAAACTCGCGGCGTTTGCATTTTTGTGTGTAAAAAACCTGAAAAGCAATGCGATCGCGATATGCGCACAACGTGGTTCTGAATTTGAAATGGTCACTTTAGGATCAGGTCAAACCAACCGTGTTGATTGCATTGAAAAGTTGGTGATCCCGCGGTTGCAGGAAAAAGGCGTTAAAGATGCCTCAGACATGGTTCTGGCATCAGACGCATTCTTTCCATTCCCGGATTCGATCGAAATCGCATCTAAAGTCGGTGTGAAATACATCGTACAGCCGGGCGGTTCTATCAAAGATAGTGATGTGATCGCCGAAGCCAATAACAGAAATATCTCAATGATCTTTACTGGTCGTCGCCATTTCTTGCACTAGGAGTATAGAATGTCAGAAGTAATTGATTACGCAAAATCCGGTGTAGATATTCAAAAAGGCGACGCCTTCGTTGAACGCATCAAGATGTTGGTGCCAACGACCCACAACGACCAAGTCCTGCAAGGGATTGGCGGATTCGCAGCCCTTTACAAAGTCAGCGACGATCGTATTATCGCGAGCAGCACAGATGGCGTTGGTACGAAGCTAAAATTAGCGCAGCAAATGAACAAACATCACGGCGTCGGTATCGATCTGGTCGCGATGTGTGTGAATGACTTGTTGTGTGTCGGGGCAAAACCGTTGTTTTTCCTAGATTACATGGCCT contains these protein-coding regions:
- the purH gene encoding bifunctional phosphoribosylaminoimidazolecarboxamide formyltransferase/IMP cyclohydrolase; protein product: MKIKRALLSVSDKTGLIELAQTLHKHNVELIASGGTAKSLEQVGLPVTAVEEISGNPEAFQGRMKTLSFEISSSLLFRRNDEADVAKAQELKIKPIDLVVVNLYPFHQTVEKGSEFAECVENVDIGGPTMLRAGAKNHESVTVLCEPSQYQGFVANMLENGGNTSLEFRKQCAAKVYTMTAFYDLAIAGYLTQSTGQQLRYGENPHQKAVLLKDPFSEGLAHKETLQGKEMSYNNFLDADFAAQSLKDLWAWQGDYAHPSAVVVKHNTPCGLAIAETPMRSLELAWKGDEKSSFGGVLALSFTVNAEVAAFFADKFVEVIMAPEFTPEAQTMLKKNCRLVPITLQKKSSWQVRTIEGGALVQEKDHFSTENFKNVTTNTFPADKQKLAAFAFLCVKNLKSNAIAICAQRGSEFEMVTLGSGQTNRVDCIEKLVIPRLQEKGVKDASDMVLASDAFFPFPDSIEIASKVGVKYIVQPGGSIKDSDVIAEANNRNISMIFTGRRHFLH